The following are encoded in a window of Nibricoccus aquaticus genomic DNA:
- a CDS encoding family 43 glycosylhydrolase: MFYPVIRVVVCVAALMFCARAQAETDALRWNNPLVEQRADPHVTLVDGQYLMIATVPEYDRIELRKAATLDGLGKAEEKTIWKKHASGPMSAHIWAPELHRIGGKWYIYFAAGRAEKIWDIRIYVLENASADPFAGEWVEKGQIKTQFETFSLDATTFEHRGTRYLVWTDRDPKIKGTNIYLAKMDTPWSLTGPQVLISKPELPWEQIRHWVNEGPAVLMRNGKIFVTYSASGTGAEYCLGLLTAEEGADLLDAKSWKKAQSPVFVANDATSQFGPGHNSFTTSVDGKTDILVYHARNYREIGGDPLKNPDRHTRAQVVRWKADGSPDFGVPVPDGAYDAATEKTVVGKLTANAKPRGKVAAKPVFRDRVHDGAADPVVIWNRAEKKWFMFYTNRRANVSALDGVTWVHGTKIGIAESVDDGATWTYRGTANIPHGGEGMTHWAPEVIEAGGKYHMYLTFVPGIFTDWKHPRDIVHLTSKNLVDWEYRSTLKLASDRVIDACVIALPEGGWRMWYNNERDGKSIYYADSADLENWTDKGKAVGDQAGEGPKVFRWRGAYWMITDVWRGLGVYRSDDLVNWARQGGDNLLQHPGKGEDDGVKGGHADVVISADRAYLFYFTHPDRKPERSNTDGIGPRRSSLQVVELFEKDGVLSCDRDLPTYVELLSINPNK; this comes from the coding sequence ATGTTCTACCCCGTGATTCGTGTCGTTGTGTGTGTGGCTGCGTTGATGTTTTGCGCGCGTGCGCAGGCGGAGACAGACGCTTTGCGTTGGAATAATCCTTTGGTGGAGCAGCGGGCTGATCCGCATGTGACTCTGGTGGATGGGCAATACCTGATGATCGCGACAGTGCCGGAGTATGATCGCATCGAGCTGCGGAAAGCGGCGACGCTCGATGGGCTCGGCAAGGCGGAGGAAAAGACGATCTGGAAGAAACACGCGAGCGGGCCGATGAGCGCGCACATCTGGGCGCCGGAGCTGCATCGCATCGGAGGGAAGTGGTACATCTATTTCGCGGCGGGGCGGGCGGAGAAGATTTGGGACATTCGCATCTATGTTTTGGAAAATGCGTCGGCAGATCCTTTCGCAGGCGAGTGGGTGGAGAAGGGGCAGATCAAGACGCAGTTCGAGACGTTCTCGCTGGATGCGACGACGTTTGAGCATCGCGGGACGCGTTACCTCGTGTGGACGGATCGCGATCCGAAGATCAAGGGGACGAACATCTATCTCGCGAAGATGGACACGCCGTGGTCGCTGACGGGACCGCAGGTGTTGATCTCGAAACCGGAGCTGCCGTGGGAGCAGATCCGGCATTGGGTGAATGAGGGGCCGGCGGTGTTGATGCGGAACGGGAAGATTTTCGTGACGTACTCGGCGAGCGGGACGGGGGCGGAGTATTGTCTGGGGCTGCTGACGGCGGAGGAAGGCGCGGATTTATTGGATGCGAAGTCGTGGAAGAAGGCGCAGTCGCCGGTGTTTGTGGCAAACGACGCGACGAGCCAGTTTGGGCCGGGGCATAACAGCTTCACGACGTCGGTGGACGGGAAGACGGACATTTTGGTCTATCATGCGCGGAACTATCGGGAGATCGGTGGCGATCCGTTGAAGAATCCGGACCGGCACACGCGGGCGCAGGTGGTGCGCTGGAAGGCGGATGGATCGCCGGATTTTGGCGTGCCGGTTCCGGATGGGGCGTACGATGCGGCGACGGAGAAAACGGTTGTTGGGAAGCTGACGGCGAACGCGAAGCCGCGCGGGAAGGTGGCGGCGAAGCCGGTGTTTCGGGATCGTGTGCATGACGGCGCGGCGGACCCGGTTGTTATCTGGAATCGTGCGGAGAAAAAGTGGTTCATGTTTTATACGAACCGGCGGGCGAATGTGTCGGCGCTGGATGGCGTGACGTGGGTTCACGGGACGAAGATCGGGATCGCGGAGTCGGTCGATGATGGGGCGACGTGGACCTATCGCGGGACGGCGAACATCCCGCATGGGGGCGAGGGGATGACGCATTGGGCTCCGGAGGTGATTGAGGCGGGCGGGAAGTATCACATGTACCTGACGTTCGTGCCGGGGATTTTCACGGACTGGAAACACCCGAGGGACATCGTGCATCTCACGAGCAAGAATCTGGTGGATTGGGAGTATCGCTCCACGTTGAAGCTGGCGTCGGATCGCGTGATCGATGCGTGTGTGATCGCGCTGCCGGAAGGCGGCTGGCGGATGTGGTACAACAACGAGCGCGACGGGAAATCGATCTACTACGCGGACAGCGCGGATCTGGAAAACTGGACGGACAAAGGAAAGGCGGTGGGCGATCAGGCGGGCGAGGGGCCGAAGGTGTTTCGGTGGCGCGGGGCGTATTGGATGATCACGGACGTGTGGCGCGGGCTGGGGGTTTACCGCTCGGACGATTTGGTCAATTGGGCGCGGCAGGGCGGCGATAATCTTCTCCAACATCCGGGCAAGGGTGAGGATGACGGTGTGAAGGGCGGGCATGCCGACGTCGTGATCAGTGCGGACCGGGCGTACCTTTTCTACTTCACGCATCCGGATCGGAAACCGGAGCGCTCGAACACCGATGGAATCGGGCCGCGGCGGAGTTCGCTGCAAGTTGTAGAGCTTTTCGAGAAGGACGGTGTGCTGAGCTGCGATCGCGATCTGCCGACGTACGTGGAGTTGTTGTCGATAAATCCGAACAAGTGA
- a CDS encoding glycoside hydrolase family 88/105 protein — MHSLTPRFLAAALMGAAFTISSQAQPAAQATPAVESRPDAQTLSAINAGRNPPAYPVPYAPASVAEIAEVLNRVHGYLAAVTPAKLVDRATQAEITDFSKPLTNAVVARGDFQLTSYEWGVTYSGMWLAAEVTGEAKYREYVAERFKFIAEKAPLFAAAVANLPEVAVGARAPEAWRTPFRQVNAPHSLDDSGAMAAAMIKAARGGVQAEALRPMIERYLNWISTQQFRLPDGTLARNRPLENSLWLDDLYMSVPALAQMGALTGDGKYFDDAVKQIVQFSERMFVGEKGLYMHGWIGGMEPHPVFHWGRANGWAILAMTELLNVLPVEHPGREKVLTIYRAHVRGIAATQGGAGLWHQLMDRTDSYLETSATAIFTYCIARGINEGWLDAHAYTPMVSLGWNAVAKQVNAKGQVENVCVGTGMGFDPAFYYYRPVSVYAAHGYGPVLLAGAEMIALRKGKGAQALVSDGAVQKEPAKSRH, encoded by the coding sequence ATGCACTCTCTTACCCCACGGTTTCTTGCTGCGGCGCTGATGGGCGCTGCGTTCACGATTTCGTCGCAGGCCCAGCCTGCGGCTCAGGCAACGCCAGCGGTGGAGTCGCGGCCTGACGCGCAGACGTTGTCAGCGATCAACGCGGGGCGGAATCCGCCGGCGTATCCGGTTCCTTATGCGCCGGCGTCGGTCGCGGAGATCGCGGAGGTTTTGAATCGCGTTCATGGTTATCTGGCGGCGGTGACGCCGGCGAAGTTGGTGGATCGGGCGACGCAGGCGGAGATCACGGATTTTTCGAAACCGCTGACGAACGCGGTGGTGGCGCGGGGGGATTTTCAGCTGACGAGCTACGAGTGGGGCGTGACGTACTCAGGCATGTGGCTGGCGGCGGAGGTGACGGGGGAGGCGAAGTACCGGGAGTATGTGGCGGAGCGTTTTAAGTTTATCGCGGAAAAGGCGCCGTTGTTTGCGGCGGCGGTGGCGAATCTGCCGGAGGTGGCGGTGGGGGCGCGGGCTCCGGAGGCTTGGCGGACGCCGTTCCGGCAGGTGAATGCGCCGCACTCGCTCGATGACTCTGGCGCGATGGCGGCGGCGATGATCAAGGCCGCGCGCGGGGGCGTGCAGGCGGAGGCGTTGAGGCCTATGATCGAGCGTTATCTGAACTGGATTTCGACCCAGCAGTTTCGTCTGCCGGACGGAACGCTGGCGCGGAATCGTCCGCTGGAGAATTCACTGTGGCTGGACGATCTCTACATGAGCGTGCCGGCGCTGGCGCAGATGGGCGCGCTGACGGGGGACGGGAAGTATTTCGACGATGCGGTGAAGCAGATCGTGCAGTTTTCGGAGCGGATGTTTGTCGGGGAAAAGGGGCTCTACATGCACGGGTGGATTGGCGGGATGGAGCCGCATCCGGTGTTTCACTGGGGGCGGGCGAATGGGTGGGCGATCCTGGCGATGACGGAGCTGTTGAATGTGCTGCCGGTTGAACATCCGGGGCGGGAGAAGGTGCTGACGATTTACCGGGCGCATGTGCGCGGGATCGCAGCGACGCAGGGCGGGGCGGGGTTGTGGCATCAGTTGATGGACCGGACGGATTCTTATCTGGAGACGTCGGCGACGGCGATTTTTACCTACTGCATCGCGCGGGGGATCAACGAAGGCTGGCTCGATGCGCACGCATATACGCCGATGGTTTCGCTGGGATGGAATGCGGTTGCGAAGCAGGTGAATGCGAAGGGGCAGGTGGAGAATGTGTGCGTGGGGACGGGGATGGGGTTCGACCCGGCGTTTTATTATTACCGTCCGGTCAGCGTGTACGCGGCGCATGGGTACGGGCCGGTGTTGCTGGCGGGCGCGGAGATGATCGCGTTGCGGAAGGGCAAAGGAGCACAGGCGCTGGTGAGCGATGGGGCGGTGCAGAAGGAGCCGGCGAAGTCGCGGCATTGA
- a CDS encoding glycosyl hydrolase 115 family protein codes for MKNARRTWMAGVVVWVVVCARVLAADWVSETATVGSFALAGEGRAAVVVVAEGEFQAVALAVADFAADVERVSGVKPAVKTVSAGKVDAAEAAALTKAGGGMVLVGTLGKNPWIDALVAEGKLEVSKVRGHWETFLIATVEKPFAGVERALVIVGSDRRGTAFGVYELSQAIGVSPWHWWADVVPEKKTALHVAAGVRKLGPPSVKYRGIFINDEDWGLQPWAAQTFEPENGGIGPKTYEKVFELLLRLKANTLWPAMHACTKPFNADPRNAALAEARGIVMGSSHVEPMLRNNVGEWTAAKDTYNYATNREGVLGYWEERMKTNATYESVFTLGMRGIHDSGMQGGGTPAEQIARLEKIFADQRALIAKYVKPEVEQVPQMFCAYKEVLGLFRGGLKVPDDVTVVFPDDNFGYIRDFPSETERGRKGGFGVYYHISYLGRPLSYLWLNTTPPALIWSEMRKAYDHGADRLWIVNVGDIKPAEIGTEFFLQMAWDIERWNRENLPEFLVEWAAREFGREYAKEIAAIMEEYYRLNFARKPEHLQWWLPRGEEPRPSGWTEDEVRQQIEAFAAISPRASEIHEKLGRNADAFYQLVEYPVIGSTLANIRYFSGELQAISRAEVVPDARVNGSDGVWRFSFSSHAAEDSDKSLIGFTEKFGEIAGGKWRGFMRLEPADDDWKSMRIAPWKVPTFSKEAVAKVKEARGAEPLAVFAAKEFSARKVGRGEVAWQVVPGLGRSGNAVTLFPLNAASFDLSRDAASAPFLEYAVEFPAAGTFSVRVHLLPTHALVSGRGLRFGLGVDDAAPQVVTLDVGDGGPTWAQGVLAGERLVTASVEVNAAGTRALRIYGVDAGVVIDRIEIGAVAAPAIP; via the coding sequence ATGAAGAACGCTCGAAGGACTTGGATGGCTGGTGTGGTCGTGTGGGTTGTTGTGTGCGCGCGTGTGCTCGCGGCGGATTGGGTGAGCGAGACGGCGACGGTGGGGAGTTTCGCGCTGGCGGGCGAGGGGCGGGCGGCGGTGGTTGTGGTGGCGGAGGGAGAGTTTCAGGCAGTGGCGCTGGCGGTGGCGGATTTTGCGGCGGATGTGGAGCGCGTGAGCGGTGTGAAGCCGGCGGTGAAGACGGTGAGCGCGGGGAAGGTGGACGCGGCCGAAGCGGCGGCGCTGACGAAGGCGGGTGGCGGGATGGTGTTGGTCGGGACGTTGGGGAAAAATCCGTGGATCGATGCGTTGGTAGCGGAGGGGAAGTTGGAGGTGTCGAAGGTGCGCGGGCATTGGGAGACGTTTTTGATCGCGACGGTGGAGAAGCCATTCGCGGGTGTGGAGCGGGCGTTGGTGATTGTGGGGAGCGACCGGCGGGGGACGGCGTTTGGGGTTTATGAGTTGTCGCAGGCGATCGGGGTGTCGCCGTGGCATTGGTGGGCGGATGTGGTGCCGGAGAAAAAGACGGCGCTGCATGTGGCGGCGGGCGTGCGGAAGCTGGGGCCGCCGTCGGTGAAGTACCGGGGGATTTTTATCAACGACGAGGACTGGGGCTTGCAGCCGTGGGCGGCACAGACGTTCGAGCCGGAGAATGGCGGGATCGGGCCGAAGACCTATGAGAAGGTTTTCGAGTTATTGCTGCGTTTGAAGGCGAACACGCTGTGGCCGGCGATGCATGCGTGTACGAAGCCGTTTAACGCGGATCCTCGGAATGCGGCGCTGGCGGAGGCGCGCGGGATCGTGATGGGGTCATCACACGTGGAGCCGATGTTGCGCAATAACGTGGGCGAGTGGACGGCAGCGAAGGACACGTATAACTACGCGACGAACCGGGAGGGCGTGCTGGGTTATTGGGAGGAGCGGATGAAGACGAACGCGACGTATGAAAGTGTGTTCACGCTGGGGATGCGCGGTATCCATGATTCGGGGATGCAGGGCGGCGGGACGCCGGCAGAGCAGATCGCGCGGTTGGAGAAAATTTTCGCGGACCAACGTGCGTTGATCGCGAAGTACGTGAAGCCGGAGGTAGAGCAGGTGCCGCAGATGTTCTGTGCGTACAAGGAAGTGCTCGGGCTATTTCGGGGAGGGCTGAAAGTGCCGGATGACGTAACGGTGGTTTTTCCGGACGATAATTTTGGGTATATCCGGGATTTTCCGTCGGAGACGGAGCGCGGGCGGAAAGGCGGGTTTGGGGTTTATTATCATATCTCGTATCTGGGGCGTCCGCTATCGTATCTGTGGCTTAACACGACGCCGCCGGCGCTGATCTGGTCGGAGATGCGCAAGGCGTACGATCACGGTGCGGACCGGCTGTGGATCGTGAATGTGGGCGACATCAAGCCGGCGGAGATCGGGACGGAGTTTTTCCTGCAGATGGCGTGGGATATCGAGCGGTGGAATCGGGAGAACCTGCCGGAGTTTTTGGTCGAGTGGGCGGCGCGGGAGTTTGGGCGCGAGTATGCGAAAGAAATCGCGGCGATCATGGAGGAATACTACCGGCTTAATTTTGCGCGGAAGCCGGAGCATTTGCAGTGGTGGCTGCCGCGTGGGGAGGAGCCGCGGCCGAGTGGGTGGACGGAGGATGAGGTTCGTCAGCAGATAGAGGCTTTTGCTGCGATCAGCCCTCGCGCCTCCGAGATACATGAGAAGCTCGGACGCAACGCTGATGCGTTTTATCAACTCGTGGAATATCCTGTGATAGGGTCGACGTTGGCGAACATTCGCTACTTTTCAGGCGAGCTTCAGGCGATTTCACGGGCAGAGGTTGTTCCAGATGCGCGCGTTAACGGAAGCGATGGAGTCTGGCGTTTTTCTTTTTCGTCTCACGCAGCGGAAGATTCGGATAAGTCACTGATCGGGTTTACCGAGAAATTCGGGGAAATCGCCGGTGGCAAATGGCGCGGGTTCATGCGGCTGGAGCCGGCGGATGATGATTGGAAGTCGATGCGGATCGCGCCGTGGAAGGTGCCGACCTTTTCGAAGGAAGCGGTGGCGAAGGTGAAAGAGGCGCGCGGAGCGGAGCCGTTGGCGGTGTTTGCAGCGAAAGAGTTTTCGGCGCGCAAAGTCGGGCGGGGCGAGGTGGCGTGGCAGGTGGTGCCGGGGTTGGGGCGGTCGGGCAATGCGGTGACGTTGTTTCCGCTGAATGCTGCGAGTTTCGATTTGAGTCGGGATGCGGCGAGCGCGCCGTTCCTGGAGTATGCGGTGGAGTTTCCGGCGGCGGGGACGTTTTCGGTGCGGGTGCATTTGCTGCCGACTCATGCGCTGGTGAGCGGGCGTGGGTTGCGGTTTGGGCTCGGCGTGGACGATGCGGCACCGCAGGTGGTGACGCTGGATGTCGGCGATGGCGGGCCGACGTGGGCGCAAGGGGTGCTCGCGGGTGAACGCTTGGTGACGGCGTCGGTCGAAGTGAATGCGGCGGGAACGCGGGCGCTGCGTATTTACGGAGTTGATGCGGGGGTGGTGATTGATCGCATAGAGATCGGCGCCGTGGCCGCGCCGGCGATTCCCTGA
- a CDS encoding GDSL-type esterase/lipase family protein, with protein sequence MQELKAGDVVLIQFGHNDSGAVFTGKARASLPGLGEETQEGRLPDGKVETARTFGWYMRKMIGDVKAKGARPVLLSLTIRQRWENGKVERASGKYSQWTAELAKSEGAAFIDLSTMIADRYDELGEEKVKAFFPKDYVHTGPEGAELSASLVVAGLKGLPTNPFGTVEPYSEKGHAVEASPLTVLDAPKPAARAARERKPLPVPANVALPSLFLIGDSTVRNGQGDGANGQWGWGEPVVAYFDATKINVVNRAVGGLSSRTYLTGGHWEKVLGMIKPGDFVIMQFGHNDSSAVNDNTRARGTIKGTGEETEEIDNALTKQREVVHTYGWYLRKFIAEARANGATAIVCSPVPRKKWSESEAGLKTVVRGTGSYATWAEVVATETGVAFVPLNEIIARRYDSLGVEAVNGLFGDEHTHTNRLGAELNAGCVIAGLKALNENPLAAFLSVEAAKVESFVP encoded by the coding sequence TTGCAGGAGCTGAAAGCGGGCGATGTGGTATTGATTCAGTTTGGACACAACGACAGCGGGGCGGTTTTTACCGGGAAGGCGCGGGCGTCGTTGCCGGGGCTGGGTGAAGAGACTCAGGAAGGGAGGTTGCCGGATGGGAAGGTGGAGACGGCGCGGACGTTTGGCTGGTACATGCGGAAGATGATTGGCGACGTGAAGGCGAAGGGGGCTCGGCCGGTATTGTTGTCGCTGACGATCCGGCAGCGTTGGGAGAACGGAAAAGTGGAGCGGGCGAGCGGGAAGTATAGTCAGTGGACGGCGGAGCTGGCGAAGAGCGAGGGGGCGGCGTTCATCGATCTCTCGACGATGATCGCGGACCGGTATGACGAGCTCGGTGAGGAGAAGGTGAAGGCGTTTTTCCCGAAGGACTATGTTCACACGGGGCCGGAGGGGGCGGAGCTGTCGGCGTCACTGGTAGTGGCGGGGTTGAAGGGACTGCCGACGAACCCGTTTGGGACGGTGGAGCCGTATTCGGAAAAGGGGCACGCGGTGGAGGCATCGCCTTTGACGGTACTGGATGCGCCGAAACCGGCGGCGAGAGCGGCGCGTGAACGGAAGCCGCTGCCGGTGCCGGCGAATGTGGCGTTGCCGTCGCTTTTCCTGATTGGCGATTCGACGGTGAGGAATGGGCAGGGCGATGGCGCAAACGGTCAGTGGGGTTGGGGCGAGCCGGTGGTGGCTTACTTTGATGCGACGAAGATCAATGTGGTGAATCGGGCGGTGGGCGGCTTGAGCAGCCGGACGTATTTGACCGGCGGGCATTGGGAGAAGGTGCTCGGGATGATCAAGCCGGGGGATTTTGTGATCATGCAGTTTGGCCACAACGACAGCAGTGCGGTGAACGACAACACGCGAGCGCGCGGGACGATCAAAGGCACGGGCGAGGAGACGGAGGAGATCGACAATGCGCTCACGAAGCAGCGCGAGGTGGTGCATACGTACGGCTGGTACCTCAGGAAGTTCATCGCGGAGGCGCGGGCGAATGGGGCGACGGCGATCGTGTGTTCGCCGGTGCCTCGGAAGAAGTGGAGCGAGTCGGAGGCGGGGCTGAAGACGGTTGTGCGTGGGACGGGCAGTTATGCGACGTGGGCGGAAGTGGTCGCGACAGAGACGGGCGTGGCGTTTGTGCCGCTCAATGAGATCATCGCGCGCCGGTACGATTCGCTGGGAGTGGAGGCGGTGAACGGACTTTTCGGTGACGAACACACGCACACGAACCGGCTGGGAGCGGAATTGAACGCGGGGTGCGTGATCGCGGGGTTGAAGGCGCTGAATGAAAATCCGCTGGCGGCGTTTCTGAGTGTGGAGGCGGCGAAGGTGGAGTCGTTTGTGCCGTGA
- a CDS encoding TonB-dependent receptor plug domain-containing protein gives MKNRTPNRYLVRLLLAQICAFSAATPVFSQQVKPEAAPVSQPAGGAPAVTPETMPSEDETIVLSPFTVQSSRKDIGYYASNTLAGSRLNSNVGDLAAPITVITKQQLEDTGARDLNDVFLYEANTEGAGNYTPIEVNRSGLKDRIGGSATNGIGANTSVTANRVRGLGNADMMWNYYRSISRVRGDTYNASSLELSRGPNAILAGMGSPAGILNQSINMGRIGVDSNEVNFAVGSFDSYRASVSVNRTLVQDKLAINFAALYDNREFSRKPSYDVSKRQSGGFTYKPFKKTTIKGFVENYNNYSRTPNQLTPRDGVTPWLRAGRPVWNPLTQQVTYLDTGAVSAPYRTNDTQVIVYNGANVTLTGDAVLTDPRSPRYVAGLGFPSYARPTQFINPDGSNFWMQGRAGAFNIYGFTQAQINADPTRFNAFNARIAQSSVFAAPIGIYDIVGGGNFVPSSVTDQRIYDWNEVNIAATNYGEMRNATYNLEFEQQLLPNLFFSAGWFKQDLDTLEQYPISQLATTTLMVDVNQFLPDGRANPNYLRPFVDAQDPDTAKTPETNETYRAMLAYDLDFTKNDGWSKWLGRHRLLGYVSRQEGNVTTQRFRRAFSDPSDPRYVVPLTAMGLQTARAAGYRFAGNASGSRQVYYVGDGSSVVGYGPSAVARNPLPGEYISDQITSYNWATNTWDQANVTYGTEWFDAGGGVSSSQTIVNSMSFAAQSFWWNDRIVTTYGVREDKWSGRNTTTAAVPEFGLPALNDAALYPNWRLAEHELGLLDRWGKREYLKGNTGTLGAVVKPTRWFSVFANTSDNFNPPPNASTDIFGRALPKPTGESTDYGVSLNLFDNKLVARVTLFETTNEAERAPTANTLLGRLTRMDSANLRAWADMVIRVRGGADPTASNDWANNTINPMTPTQQAAAQQLMGGLPYNWPTGTSFSSTQTNKAEGMEFEVIYNPKPNWNIKFTAAKQETSYENIIPEYDAWYASRLPIWQAAAAPDMAAEYIQPNGTRVSLRNFYTGYGFGETNVVTGVNGFNPQDWYAKVVAGEVAAARQLEGASPYGQRKWRANILSNYLFTNGILKDFSVGGAVRWEDRAVIGYYGVTNASGQYLRTDISRPIYDTNVGADRWKDLTHFDLWLSYRFKMLGDRVRTKVQLNVVDVLQSGDIMPVYAGYDGNPVGYRILDSRRITLSTKMEF, from the coding sequence ATGAAAAACCGAACCCCCAACAGATACCTCGTCCGGTTGCTACTTGCGCAAATATGCGCGTTTAGTGCCGCGACTCCGGTCTTCTCTCAACAAGTCAAACCAGAGGCGGCTCCCGTCTCGCAACCTGCTGGTGGTGCACCGGCAGTGACCCCGGAAACGATGCCTTCAGAAGACGAGACGATTGTGCTCTCGCCGTTCACCGTGCAGTCGTCCCGAAAAGACATTGGTTATTATGCCTCGAATACGCTGGCTGGCAGCCGGTTGAATTCGAATGTAGGCGATCTCGCCGCTCCGATCACGGTCATTACCAAGCAGCAACTAGAGGACACCGGCGCTCGCGATTTGAATGACGTCTTCCTATACGAGGCCAATACCGAGGGCGCGGGTAATTACACCCCCATCGAGGTGAACCGCTCCGGCCTGAAAGATCGTATCGGCGGTTCAGCGACAAACGGCATCGGCGCCAACACATCGGTCACGGCCAATCGCGTGCGCGGTCTTGGCAACGCCGATATGATGTGGAACTATTACAGGTCGATCAGCCGCGTGCGTGGCGATACCTATAACGCCTCATCTTTGGAATTGAGCCGCGGTCCCAACGCGATTCTCGCCGGCATGGGTAGTCCCGCCGGCATTCTGAATCAAAGCATTAACATGGGACGGATCGGAGTGGATTCAAACGAAGTGAACTTCGCCGTTGGTAGTTTTGATTCTTATCGCGCCAGCGTGTCGGTAAATCGCACTCTGGTTCAGGACAAGTTAGCGATCAACTTTGCGGCTCTGTACGATAATCGTGAGTTTTCTCGGAAGCCCTCATACGATGTGTCTAAGCGTCAATCGGGTGGTTTCACTTACAAGCCGTTCAAGAAAACCACGATCAAGGGTTTCGTTGAGAACTATAATAACTACAGCCGCACACCCAATCAGCTGACGCCTCGTGACGGTGTGACGCCATGGTTGCGGGCCGGGCGTCCGGTCTGGAATCCTCTCACACAACAAGTCACGTATCTTGACACGGGTGCAGTCAGTGCTCCCTACCGGACTAACGACACCCAAGTGATCGTGTACAACGGTGCCAATGTCACGTTGACGGGAGATGCCGTGCTGACGGATCCCCGCTCACCGCGATATGTGGCTGGATTGGGGTTTCCGTCCTATGCGCGGCCCACACAGTTCATCAATCCGGATGGATCAAATTTCTGGATGCAGGGCCGGGCCGGGGCATTTAACATCTACGGATTCACGCAAGCTCAGATCAATGCGGATCCGACGAGGTTTAATGCCTTCAACGCACGCATTGCCCAGTCATCCGTTTTTGCAGCGCCGATCGGCATCTACGACATCGTGGGTGGCGGTAATTTCGTCCCGAGCAGCGTGACGGATCAACGCATCTACGATTGGAATGAGGTAAACATCGCGGCGACGAACTATGGAGAAATGCGGAACGCGACCTACAACTTGGAGTTTGAACAGCAGTTGCTGCCGAACCTATTTTTCTCCGCTGGCTGGTTTAAGCAGGATCTGGATACACTTGAACAGTACCCGATCTCCCAGCTCGCAACGACCACCTTGATGGTTGATGTGAACCAGTTTCTTCCCGATGGCCGGGCGAATCCCAACTATCTGCGGCCCTTCGTGGACGCGCAGGATCCGGATACGGCGAAAACACCTGAGACAAATGAAACCTATCGGGCCATGCTCGCCTACGATCTCGACTTCACGAAGAACGATGGGTGGAGCAAGTGGCTTGGCCGGCATCGTTTGCTGGGGTACGTTTCCCGTCAGGAGGGTAACGTCACGACCCAACGTTTCCGCCGGGCGTTCTCCGATCCAAGCGACCCGCGCTATGTCGTTCCGCTGACTGCGATGGGGCTGCAGACCGCGCGTGCGGCTGGTTATCGCTTCGCTGGAAATGCTAGCGGTTCCCGTCAGGTTTATTACGTTGGCGATGGCAGCAGTGTCGTCGGTTACGGACCTTCTGCGGTCGCTCGTAATCCTCTCCCCGGTGAATATATCTCCGATCAAATCACGTCGTATAACTGGGCGACAAATACGTGGGATCAGGCTAATGTCACGTATGGTACTGAGTGGTTCGATGCCGGCGGCGGCGTGAGTTCGAGCCAGACAATCGTCAACAGCATGAGCTTTGCGGCGCAGAGCTTTTGGTGGAATGATCGGATTGTGACGACCTATGGCGTCCGTGAGGACAAGTGGTCGGGACGTAACACCACGACGGCCGCCGTTCCTGAATTCGGCCTGCCCGCGCTGAACGATGCTGCGCTATATCCGAACTGGCGTCTCGCCGAGCATGAACTCGGTCTCTTGGATCGTTGGGGAAAGCGCGAGTACCTCAAGGGAAACACGGGTACTCTAGGTGCTGTGGTGAAGCCGACTCGTTGGTTCAGCGTGTTCGCGAACACCTCCGACAACTTCAATCCGCCGCCGAATGCCTCCACGGATATTTTTGGCAGGGCGCTGCCCAAGCCTACCGGCGAGAGCACTGATTACGGTGTGTCGTTGAATCTCTTCGACAACAAGCTGGTGGCTCGCGTGACCCTATTCGAAACGACCAACGAGGCTGAACGCGCCCCGACGGCGAATACATTGCTTGGTCGCCTCACGCGTATGGATAGCGCCAATCTGCGTGCCTGGGCTGACATGGTTATTCGCGTCCGTGGTGGAGCTGATCCCACTGCCAGCAATGATTGGGCGAACAATACCATCAATCCGATGACTCCGACCCAGCAGGCTGCTGCTCAGCAACTGATGGGCGGTCTTCCCTATAACTGGCCCACTGGCACGAGCTTCTCCAGCACGCAGACCAATAAGGCGGAAGGTATGGAGTTTGAGGTTATCTATAACCCCAAACCTAACTGGAATATCAAGTTCACCGCCGCGAAACAGGAGACTTCATATGAGAATATCATTCCCGAGTACGATGCGTGGTATGCTAGCCGTCTTCCGATCTGGCAGGCGGCTGCCGCGCCCGATATGGCAGCGGAGTATATCCAGCCTAATGGTACGCGCGTTAGTTTGCGCAACTTCTACACCGGGTATGGCTTTGGTGAGACTAACGTCGTCACCGGCGTGAATGGTTTCAACCCGCAGGACTGGTACGCTAAAGTTGTCGCCGGCGAAGTGGCGGCGGCCCGCCAGCTCGAAGGCGCTTCGCCTTATGGGCAGCGTAAATGGCGCGCGAACATCCTTTCCAATTACCTGTTCACAAATGGTATTTTGAAAGACTTCAGCGTGGGTGGTGCGGTTCGCTGGGAAGATCGTGCTGTCATCGGTTATTATGGCGTCACCAATGCCAGTGGCCAGTACCTCCGCACTGACATCAGTCGTCCGATATACGATACCAACGTCGGTGCTGATCGCTGGAAGGATCTAACGCATTTCGACCTTTGGCTTTCGTATCGTTTCAAGATGCTCGGTGACCGTGTGCGCACCAAGGTGCAGCTGAACGTTGTGGATGTGCTCCAGTCCGGTGATATCATGCCCGTGTATGCCGGCTATGATGGAAATCCGGTTGGTTATCGCATTCTCGATTCCCGCCGCATCACGCTCAGCACGAAGATGGAGTTCTGA